In Gracilinanus agilis isolate LMUSP501 chromosome 1, AgileGrace, whole genome shotgun sequence, the sequence TATCTAagaaagtctattactgccatcattccaaaatttggcaggagagctcagaaaaacctctGCAATGCTGATGAAGATCTTTTGGGTCTAAAAATGCTATGTGACCAAAAATCTAAATTTCTGATGGAATAATAGAATAAGCtgaagttacaaatataaaatttgacaGAGGTCACCAAGCCCCATGGGAAATCCTCCCTCCTCCAGGATGAAACTATAACATCTGTAAAAGGAATGTATTCATATGTTTCATCCATTAcaatgtggaggtgaggaatacaatagtgaaaatcacttctgatgtctcatacattacatttttataaatgtggagttGGGGAATAAAATAGTGCTCTTGCACTTCACTCTGTCACTCACGTACTTATTACTAAATGGCCCCTTGCCTTTTCTTACATATGAGTTGAACATAGGTgaatcagtcagaggtagtggtgctcctagatatctgaaaaaTCTCTTCTGAAGACCcattaaaatcaaatgagatttctagttcattaaattctccaaaggttattGATACAGCTGTAACCATTTTGAtagagtccatccatcatcatctatgtgacacttaacaaaggcaaaaaagagcaACATGTCTTtcaggcaacatgtgacctcctTGTATTGCAAGCTGTGGTAACATGCCTATGGCTTTGCCATGGAAAAGTGTCTCCAACTTGTCTCTGGACTTTtaaaatggtattttctccaaTCCAGTCATAGGAAGGGGTACAAATGAAGACAATGTagcagaacatatagctaatagcaACACAGTTACTGAAAGTGACATAGCATAATGGAATGTTATAGATTGGATTAAtatgtgaatttaaaaacaaaattaactcttaatacaaacaatcagcaaatacaatatatgtgacaggacaCAGTCACTCAGTGTCAATACAAGGTACCtcttttacatgtgagcaatgaatccaagaatcCATTTCTTCAATTTCAATAGCTtttggagtggttaacagtatttgaaatggaccttcccaagCAGGTTGAGTTCTTCCAGGATCATGGAGTTTTCACAGTTTGACCTGAAACTCCAGTATATAAGGAGCAATAGaagtttttcctccctctcccctccctccagtaatgatgtatatgcaggagaaaaaggaagattgGAGAATAGTGTCAAAACACTGGTTAACTAATATACATTGAGTGCACTTCACATTCTAACTTACAATGTCTAGTCTCTCACTGTGATATGATAAACAAAATGGAATCAGTTATAGAATGCATCTTGATAATCTAGTCTCTCCATGGCATTTTATTACATATCACAGTGACTGTGGAATTAGCTACCACTACTCCTTCTAAATAAGGAGTTGTATCATAGGCACTCTTTGCATTCTGATAAGAATTGGTCTTATTGGCTGCTGCTCCCAATTACACCAATTGAAGATTGAAGAAAGAGCTATGCTGGCTTAAGAGCCATACAGTGAATTTTTTGAGGGACCAATATAAGAAATATGTGATTGAGCTACATGTACGCCTTATAAACAGAGAACTTCTGAACACTTTATATAGGTGATATAATTAATTTTGATTCTTTAACTCTCCctgtatttttcttcctttcccactttgtttctttaaagtctattatttttgttttaaaatggaaTTGTCTCAGGATCCGGGAACGTGGTGTCCCGTAAGATGGCACATAAGACGGCTGGCGAGGACTTGGTGAGGGCCGGGGAGCTCAGGCAGGTTAGAACCACCGACAGGGCCCGTGTTTCTCTCCTAGGGGCCCTCACGGAGAGAGTCCCCGATGCCGCTGGCCAGGCCCTAGTGAGCCCCTACCACACCCGCCGCGTGGGGAACCCCGAAGACCTCGTGGAGCTCGCCCAGCAGGTCCAGAAGGCTGATGAATTCATCAGAGCAAATGCTACCAATAAGCTGCTAGTTATAGCTGAGCAAATCCGGCATTTGCAATCACAGGCCAAGAAGGTATTGGAAGATGCTCAGAGAGATGCTGAACTACACCATGCATCTTGTAGTATGgtgaaaaaacctggaaatatttaCTACCTCTATAAACGGGCGAATGGACAACAATACTTTTCCATCATTGCACCAAAGGAATGGGGGGCAAGTTGTCCAAATGAGTTCCTTGGTGCCTACAAGCTTCAGCATGACCTCTCCTGGACTCCATTTGACAACATCGCGAAGAAAGATGCTGAAATCAGCATCATGGACAAGCTTTTGAACCAGCAGATGGCTCTGCCCCAATGTTCAGAGCCCAATTTCCAGGGCCTCACTCAGTGACAATGGACAGTGTCAAATAGAATGTGGGTCTGGCTGTTCTAGTCTCCTTAGCTTCCCTACCTCCTACTTTTGTGGGAGGTGAAAAGTGAGATATGATGTACATAGAAGTACCTTGGATGGAGAGCCTGTGTGAATTGAAAGTATATCCACTCTATTTTGGGCTCCACACTCTGCTTCAGGGAGTCCCTAGCTAATAGACGTGAGCTAGTAGCCATTATTACACATCACAACTCGCCCAGATGGACAGAATCCCTCCCCACAGCTGCACTAGAGACTTTATATAGGCAAGAGAAGAATTGTTGCTTTCTTGAAAAGGTTGCAGACTACTGTTTATACAAAGAAGAATCTGCACTGGCACTTCATTAATTCAGGAAATTTAAGAATGGGAGTAGGGTCAAGCAAAGGCCTGGCTTTTATGTTTCTCTAAGTGATTCTACTCTGTTCCAGAGAACTTTAGACTCAAAAGCATCATCCAGGGTCTCAGGAATATGTATTATGCAGAATGGCGGGTAGAGTAATGTGGCTGACTGGAAAAGggactccattttttttaaagggctgTCTAGTCTGATTTTCCCTTTTAACCCTTCTTGTTTGGCTGGAAAATTGAGAGAAGTACAGGGGAGAAGAGTGGTGGTCACTCCTTTAACTTCTTGCCTTTAGTTTTAGGAacatagaactggaagaaacctttAGAAGCCATTGATTCTTTTACAAATGTGGGGAGactgagacattaagtgacttgcccgggatccatggctattaagtgtttgagataCCTGAACTTTGAGGTACTTAAAACCAAATACCTCTGTGAAGCCATACAGCCTTCTGGACAAAGATAGTTACATTTTTGTTGGTCAAGTTTGGGGGAAATGTCCAGGGCTAATCTGTCTAAGGAGTATGAGTCCATTTAATTGGCTATTTCCAAATATCATAGAAGGGAAAGTTGAGACAGTACAGTAGGAATGAAAACTTTGATGTTTCATTGGcatagaatttattttgttttccccatAGAATTTAGAACAGCTAGCCTGACTATTTTACAGTGAGCTAAAACCCCCAACTTGAGCACCATACCTTCTGAGTCATGGATTTATGGAATTGAAACCTTGGAGGGACGTTAGGAGATCAACTAATCCATCCTCATTTGTTTATGgacatgagaaaactaaggctagTTGTTAGGTGACTAGCTcaatgtcacacaggtagcaaagccaggatttcaACCCAAGGCACCTGACTTTTGTTCCAGTGCTTTTTATGTTTGTTATACTGAACTTCTTGAAGTGGTGACAACAAAGAGCAAAGGAATTCCTGTAGGGAGCCAGTTCACTTACCTTCAGCCAAATAGCAATTATATGGATAATTCAGATAAACTGAAATATGCAGAAGCCTAGTGGTAAGGTAggatattttttctgtaaattgCCTCAGCTAACTGTTCTAATTGTTTTGTCCAAAAACCTGTTTTGCAAATAGGATTCTCCTGGGTTGATCCCTAACCAAAAGTTCCCATAAGCTCCtgatttatttcatattcattaaGTATTTAGTGTGGGCATAACACAGataatatttaagtattatacTATGACATTATTTACTGTGAAGATACGAGGATATGTTTAACCACAGAGCTGCTACAACTTTTTGGAGAATAGCATATACTGCCAATTCTGAATTCATTTTGGGGTTTAGGGTTTTTTCCCACTGATTTGTCTTGGCCAATGAGTTACATAGCCAGCCAGAGCCTAGCAAGATCATCTGAGGCTTTTGGTAAAATGAAAGTACATGAATCCAAATTGGGGCTGGAAGGAAGCATGGggataggtcagtgatgggcaaactacagcctgcctctggccctcagggaatagtttccccatcactggGATAGGCTGAAAGCATGAGCAGGGAGCCAAAGCAGTTGTGGAGAAGAGATGTTCACactgcttaattcttttttttttttaacctttaccttcaatcttagaatcaatactgtgtattggtatcggggcagaagagtggtaagggctaggcagtggaggttgggttaagtgatttgcccagggttacaaggttgggaagtgtctgagactaaatttgaagctacgacctcctgtttctaggcctggttctcaatctgaGCCGCCCTGCTGCCTCCCACATGGCTCACTTCTTATGAGCAAAGTCTGATAGATCTTGCTTAGAATCTCATTCAATATACCCCACTGGTATAGTGCTGTGACTACTGTTGATTCTGGGTCTAGAACCTAGAATGCTaaaaggactttttaagtagagtTTAGTCCAGATGTTCATCAGGCTCAATTTCTGGGAAATCAGGGCCAAGGCAGATAGTAGAATGGGGGAGCTATTTTGTATctaaggaaatgaagtgaattcCCTCTTCTCAGACAGCATACCTGAGCCATTGACTATCTCCTTGCTCTGAGTATTGTAAAAGGGAGAATTAAGAGAATacctgaggggcagctaggtcaaATAGTGGAGAGAGGGCCCAACCTGAAGTTAggaggaacctgggttcaaatttggcctcatacctcttggctgtgtgtccctgggcaagtcacaatcccaagtgcctagcccttagaactcttctgtcttgaaatcaatacttattgattctaagagagaaggtatggTTTAAAACTTTTTAGAATAAAAGAATACCTGTAC encodes:
- the LOC123231555 gene encoding uncharacterized protein C1orf50 homolog, which codes for MAHKTAGEDLVRAGELRQVRTTDRARVSLLGALTERVPDAAGQALVSPYHTRRVGNPEDLVELAQQVQKADEFIRANATNKLLVIAEQIRHLQSQAKKVLEDAQRDAELHHASCSMVKKPGNIYYLYKRANGQQYFSIIAPKEWGASCPNEFLGAYKLQHDLSWTPFDNIAKKDAEISIMDKLLNQQMALPQCSEPNFQGLTQ